From the Oscarella lobularis chromosome 13, ooOscLobu1.1, whole genome shotgun sequence genome, one window contains:
- the LOC136194417 gene encoding tectonic-2-like isoform X3, with the protein MAMMMKSGGLKVANLCREKVEVFVLDQGIVSVGLSEPVAGANAFVTCFPLNNDSSTLGLIFSDALAVIGEAVVQVNFTVASFGHSVDVACAAESVDGIQYNRANSQGRSASFSIVSPSLRLFPSTSSFYGLPLDITAQLQPPLDENDGKVVFQCGSRLWNVTERKGICYRETNISLSSITFESGVNFQFLTLDQTSFSTSEGLFQLACCFSPSQSTSNNIPRYSNVTATHFISVAVSPLFNLSLATASDCFCDHTYSKCDVNCCCDEDCTEADVRLFATCAEISVQSHAENCDNPSTKEWNNLLCIRDDNSPNLGLHFVATDPTADETQFRDIKSRTDHFTYQRTIPSDPTETTSTQTQYKSGDVILTFSGAPLTLPTSTSSPSCTDFSPIAFLRDSKSTCHRIVSEFTCRTKSPLSFDYYLSSGDFFGCSAPVSIRTNPRSSIKVEDINFAYFCKNSTEEEDSVTAVEQCHENSPLAPVFDSASNTCMNAVESVKYVAFWNQGQILRVDVDVVLTNASGERIDQVNSVQFYYVPDAYVNGKAMKIVNFTSLANIWKSQSGNPGYSLRARASLMSGSVANGTTIELRDLKVWRSRGGQDCVDSSRETILFGEDSVSGCVIRLSRTDLRNNCSDVREVVRGEQEALFSASHIGRYGISDPTDLSDWVEIIRNTNISSDNTSLTNDSSAVTSYCANIPAQVNLVILITPLTEDYSADQWQVVGAKLGFDFVDWRYLCTECSETQAFSISSTVQYVKVKAKKPPRRKGSEKENICKYDACIGDILYPFLDTSEGLNHQKTIAWGLLVLLIIIVTLATIRPCLGRSR; encoded by the exons ATGGCCATGATGATGAAATCGGGCGGACTAAAGG TCGCGAATTTGTGCCGGGAAAAGGTCGAAGTCTTCGTTCTGGACCAGGGAATCGTATCAGTCGGCTTGAG CGAGCCTGTAGCCGGAGCTAATGCCTTCGTAACGTGTTTTCCTCTAAACAATGATTCGA GCACGCTAGGGCTAATATTTAGCGATGCACTTGCTGTTATCGGCGAAGCGGTCGTGCAA GTTAATTTTACTGTAGCTTCTTTTGGACATAGCGTAGATGTAGCGTGTGCAGCTGAATCAGTAGATGGAATTCAATATAACAGAGCTAATTCACAAG GTCGTTCTGCGTCTTTTAGTATCGTCTCTCCTTCACTTCGTCTCTTTCCCTCGACATCTTCATTTTATGGTTTGCCTTTGGACATTACTGCTCAGCTTCAGCCTCCCTTGGATGAAAATGATGGCAAGGTTGTTTTTCAGTGTGGAAGTCGTCTGTGGAACGtcacagaaagaaaaggaataTGCTACAGAGAAACGA ATATTTCACTGAGTTCAATTACATTTGAG TCTGGCGtgaattttcaatttctcaCTCTCGACcaaacgtcgttttcgaccaGCGAAGGACTCTTTCAATTGGCCTGCTGTTTCTCCCCTTCCCAATCCACTAGCAACAACATACCGCGTTACTCAAACGTCACAGCCACTCACTTTAtatccgtcgccgtttctccTCTATTTAACTTGAGCTTAGCCACGGCGTCCGACTGTTTCTGCGACCACACGTATTCaaagtgtgacgtcaattgttGCTGCGACGAAGATTGCACCGAAGCGGACGTCAGACTATTTGCAACCTGCGCGGAAATCAGCGTTCAAAGCCACGCAGAAAACTGCGATAATCCATCCACAAAGGAATGGAATAATCTGCTGTGTATTCGTGACGATAACAGTCCGAATCTCGGGCTTCATTTCGTCGCCACCGATCCAACGGCGGACGAGACTCAATTCCGAGATATCAAAAGCCGTACAGATCATTTCACTTATCAAAGAACGATTCCAAGTGATCCAACCGAAACGACATCCACTCAAACGCAATATAAATCCGGCGACGTTATACTGACATTTTCCGGGGCACCTCTGACGCTTCCCACCAGCACATCATCGCCGTCGTGCACCGACTTTAGCCCGATTGCCTTTCTGCGTGATTCGAAGTCAACGTGCCACAGGATTGTCTCGGAGTTTACATGCAGGACTAAATCTCCTCTGAGCTTTGACTATTATCTTAGCTCTGGTGACTTCTTCGGCTGTTCGGCTCCCGTCTCTATACGCACAAATCCTAGATCCTCTATAAAAGTAGAGGATATTAACTTTGCTTACTTTTGTAAGAATTCCACAGAGGAGGAAGATTCTGTGACTGCTGTTGAACAGTGTCACGAGAACAGCCCATTGGCGCCGGTTTTTGACAGTGCATCCAATACGTGTATGAATGCTGTTGAATCGGTCAAGTATGTCGCTTTCTGGAATCAAGGCCAAAtacttcgcgtcgacgtggaCGTGGTTTTAACCAATGCGTCCGGCGAAAGAATAGACCAGGTTAATTCCGTGCAATTTTACTATGTGCCTGATGCCTATGTGAACGGAAAGGCGATGAAGATCGTTAACTTTACGTCGCTCGCAAATATTTGGAAATCTCAGTCAGGTAATCCTGGCTATTCTCTCCGAGCCAGGGCTTCTCTCATGAGTGGAAGTGTCGCCAATGGAACTACGATAGAACTTAGGGACTTGAAGGTATGGCGTAGTCGAGGTGGTCAAGATTGCGTTGATTCGTCAAGAGAGACGATTTTATTTGGAGAAGATTCGGTGTCCGGTTGCGTGATCAGACTGAGTCGGACTGACCTGAGAAACAATTGTAGTGACGTAAGGGAGGTGGTGAGGGGAGAGCAGGAGGCGTTGTTTTCGGCATCTCATATTGGGAGATATGGAATATCTGATCCTACGGATTTGTCAGATTGGGTGGAAATAatcag GAATACTAATATTTCGTCGGATAATACTTCATTGACCAATGATTCGTCTGCTGTAACTAGCTACTGTGCCAATATTCCAGCACAAGTTAACCTCGTCATTCTAATTACTCCTCTAACAGAAGACTACTCAGCAGATCAGTGGCAGGTTGTAGGAGCAAAACTCGG ATTTGACTTTGTTGATTGGAGGTATTTGTGTACTGAGTGCTCAGAGACGCAAGCCTTTTCGATTAGCAGCACTGTACAGTATGTGAAAGTGAAGGCAAAGAAACCACCGAGAAGGAAAGG gtctgaaaaagaaaatatttgcaAATATGATGCCTGTATTGGCGACATTCTATATCCATTTTTGGATACATCCGAAGGCTTGAATCATCAGAAAACGATAGCATGGGGGCTCTTGGTACTGCTGATTATTATCGTAACTCTTGCGACCATAAGACCTTGCTTAGGGCGATCACGCTGA
- the LOC136194417 gene encoding tectonic-2-like isoform X2 has protein sequence MGMVVLLVLWLAASCGVLSKPFANLCREKVEVFVLDQGIVSVGLSEPVAGANAFVTCFPLNNDSSTLGLIFSDALAVIGEAVVQVNFTVASFGHSVDVACAAESVDGIQYNRANSQGRSASFSIVSPSLRLFPSTSSFYGLPLDITAQLQPPLDENDGKVVFQCGSRLWNVTERKGICYRETNISLSSITFESGVNFQFLTLDQTSFSTSEGLFQLACCFSPSQSTSNNIPRYSNVTATHFISVAVSPLFNLSLATASDCFCDHTYSKCDVNCCCDEDCTEADVRLFATCAEISVQSHAENCDNPSTKEWNNLLCIRDDNSPNLGLHFVATDPTADETQFRDIKSRTDHFTYQRTIPSDPTETTSTQTQYKSGDVILTFSGAPLTLPTSTSSPSCTDFSPIAFLRDSKSTCHRIVSEFTCRTKSPLSFDYYLSSGDFFGCSAPVSIRTNPRSSIKVEDINFAYFCKNSTEEEDSVTAVEQCHENSPLAPVFDSASNTCMNAVESVKYVAFWNQGQILRVDVDVVLTNASGERIDQVNSVQFYYVPDAYVNGKAMKIVNFTSLANIWKSQSGNPGYSLRARASLMSGSVANGTTIELRDLKVWRSRGGQDCVDSSRETILFGEDSVSGCVIRLSRTDLRNNCSDVREVVRGEQEALFSASHIGRYGISDPTDLSDWVEIIRNTNISSDNTSLTNDSSAVTSYCANIPAQVNLVILITPLTEDYSADQWQVVGAKLGFDFVDWRYLCTECSETQAFSISSTVQYVKVKAKKPPRRKGSEKENICKYDACIGDILYPFLDTSEGLNHQKTIAWGLLVLLIIIVTLATIRPCLGRSR, from the exons ATGGGTATGGTTGTTTTGCTTGTACTTTGGCTCGCTGCGTCGTGCGGAGTGCTCTCCAAGCCCT TCGCGAATTTGTGCCGGGAAAAGGTCGAAGTCTTCGTTCTGGACCAGGGAATCGTATCAGTCGGCTTGAG CGAGCCTGTAGCCGGAGCTAATGCCTTCGTAACGTGTTTTCCTCTAAACAATGATTCGA GCACGCTAGGGCTAATATTTAGCGATGCACTTGCTGTTATCGGCGAAGCGGTCGTGCAA GTTAATTTTACTGTAGCTTCTTTTGGACATAGCGTAGATGTAGCGTGTGCAGCTGAATCAGTAGATGGAATTCAATATAACAGAGCTAATTCACAAG GTCGTTCTGCGTCTTTTAGTATCGTCTCTCCTTCACTTCGTCTCTTTCCCTCGACATCTTCATTTTATGGTTTGCCTTTGGACATTACTGCTCAGCTTCAGCCTCCCTTGGATGAAAATGATGGCAAGGTTGTTTTTCAGTGTGGAAGTCGTCTGTGGAACGtcacagaaagaaaaggaataTGCTACAGAGAAACGA ATATTTCACTGAGTTCAATTACATTTGAG TCTGGCGtgaattttcaatttctcaCTCTCGACcaaacgtcgttttcgaccaGCGAAGGACTCTTTCAATTGGCCTGCTGTTTCTCCCCTTCCCAATCCACTAGCAACAACATACCGCGTTACTCAAACGTCACAGCCACTCACTTTAtatccgtcgccgtttctccTCTATTTAACTTGAGCTTAGCCACGGCGTCCGACTGTTTCTGCGACCACACGTATTCaaagtgtgacgtcaattgttGCTGCGACGAAGATTGCACCGAAGCGGACGTCAGACTATTTGCAACCTGCGCGGAAATCAGCGTTCAAAGCCACGCAGAAAACTGCGATAATCCATCCACAAAGGAATGGAATAATCTGCTGTGTATTCGTGACGATAACAGTCCGAATCTCGGGCTTCATTTCGTCGCCACCGATCCAACGGCGGACGAGACTCAATTCCGAGATATCAAAAGCCGTACAGATCATTTCACTTATCAAAGAACGATTCCAAGTGATCCAACCGAAACGACATCCACTCAAACGCAATATAAATCCGGCGACGTTATACTGACATTTTCCGGGGCACCTCTGACGCTTCCCACCAGCACATCATCGCCGTCGTGCACCGACTTTAGCCCGATTGCCTTTCTGCGTGATTCGAAGTCAACGTGCCACAGGATTGTCTCGGAGTTTACATGCAGGACTAAATCTCCTCTGAGCTTTGACTATTATCTTAGCTCTGGTGACTTCTTCGGCTGTTCGGCTCCCGTCTCTATACGCACAAATCCTAGATCCTCTATAAAAGTAGAGGATATTAACTTTGCTTACTTTTGTAAGAATTCCACAGAGGAGGAAGATTCTGTGACTGCTGTTGAACAGTGTCACGAGAACAGCCCATTGGCGCCGGTTTTTGACAGTGCATCCAATACGTGTATGAATGCTGTTGAATCGGTCAAGTATGTCGCTTTCTGGAATCAAGGCCAAAtacttcgcgtcgacgtggaCGTGGTTTTAACCAATGCGTCCGGCGAAAGAATAGACCAGGTTAATTCCGTGCAATTTTACTATGTGCCTGATGCCTATGTGAACGGAAAGGCGATGAAGATCGTTAACTTTACGTCGCTCGCAAATATTTGGAAATCTCAGTCAGGTAATCCTGGCTATTCTCTCCGAGCCAGGGCTTCTCTCATGAGTGGAAGTGTCGCCAATGGAACTACGATAGAACTTAGGGACTTGAAGGTATGGCGTAGTCGAGGTGGTCAAGATTGCGTTGATTCGTCAAGAGAGACGATTTTATTTGGAGAAGATTCGGTGTCCGGTTGCGTGATCAGACTGAGTCGGACTGACCTGAGAAACAATTGTAGTGACGTAAGGGAGGTGGTGAGGGGAGAGCAGGAGGCGTTGTTTTCGGCATCTCATATTGGGAGATATGGAATATCTGATCCTACGGATTTGTCAGATTGGGTGGAAATAatcag GAATACTAATATTTCGTCGGATAATACTTCATTGACCAATGATTCGTCTGCTGTAACTAGCTACTGTGCCAATATTCCAGCACAAGTTAACCTCGTCATTCTAATTACTCCTCTAACAGAAGACTACTCAGCAGATCAGTGGCAGGTTGTAGGAGCAAAACTCGG ATTTGACTTTGTTGATTGGAGGTATTTGTGTACTGAGTGCTCAGAGACGCAAGCCTTTTCGATTAGCAGCACTGTACAGTATGTGAAAGTGAAGGCAAAGAAACCACCGAGAAGGAAAGG gtctgaaaaagaaaatatttgcaAATATGATGCCTGTATTGGCGACATTCTATATCCATTTTTGGATACATCCGAAGGCTTGAATCATCAGAAAACGATAGCATGGGGGCTCTTGGTACTGCTGATTATTATCGTAACTCTTGCGACCATAAGACCTTGCTTAGGGCGATCACGCTGA
- the LOC136194417 gene encoding tectonic-2-like isoform X1 yields MAMMMKSGGLKVPASLVPGMGMVVLLVLWLAASCGVLSKPFANLCREKVEVFVLDQGIVSVGLSEPVAGANAFVTCFPLNNDSSTLGLIFSDALAVIGEAVVQVNFTVASFGHSVDVACAAESVDGIQYNRANSQGRSASFSIVSPSLRLFPSTSSFYGLPLDITAQLQPPLDENDGKVVFQCGSRLWNVTERKGICYRETNISLSSITFESGVNFQFLTLDQTSFSTSEGLFQLACCFSPSQSTSNNIPRYSNVTATHFISVAVSPLFNLSLATASDCFCDHTYSKCDVNCCCDEDCTEADVRLFATCAEISVQSHAENCDNPSTKEWNNLLCIRDDNSPNLGLHFVATDPTADETQFRDIKSRTDHFTYQRTIPSDPTETTSTQTQYKSGDVILTFSGAPLTLPTSTSSPSCTDFSPIAFLRDSKSTCHRIVSEFTCRTKSPLSFDYYLSSGDFFGCSAPVSIRTNPRSSIKVEDINFAYFCKNSTEEEDSVTAVEQCHENSPLAPVFDSASNTCMNAVESVKYVAFWNQGQILRVDVDVVLTNASGERIDQVNSVQFYYVPDAYVNGKAMKIVNFTSLANIWKSQSGNPGYSLRARASLMSGSVANGTTIELRDLKVWRSRGGQDCVDSSRETILFGEDSVSGCVIRLSRTDLRNNCSDVREVVRGEQEALFSASHIGRYGISDPTDLSDWVEIIRNTNISSDNTSLTNDSSAVTSYCANIPAQVNLVILITPLTEDYSADQWQVVGAKLGFDFVDWRYLCTECSETQAFSISSTVQYVKVKAKKPPRRKGSEKENICKYDACIGDILYPFLDTSEGLNHQKTIAWGLLVLLIIIVTLATIRPCLGRSR; encoded by the exons ATGGCCATGATGATGAAATCGGGCGGACTAAAGG TTCCCGCATCTCTGGTTCCCGGAATGGGTATGGTTGTTTTGCTTGTACTTTGGCTCGCTGCGTCGTGCGGAGTGCTCTCCAAGCCCT TCGCGAATTTGTGCCGGGAAAAGGTCGAAGTCTTCGTTCTGGACCAGGGAATCGTATCAGTCGGCTTGAG CGAGCCTGTAGCCGGAGCTAATGCCTTCGTAACGTGTTTTCCTCTAAACAATGATTCGA GCACGCTAGGGCTAATATTTAGCGATGCACTTGCTGTTATCGGCGAAGCGGTCGTGCAA GTTAATTTTACTGTAGCTTCTTTTGGACATAGCGTAGATGTAGCGTGTGCAGCTGAATCAGTAGATGGAATTCAATATAACAGAGCTAATTCACAAG GTCGTTCTGCGTCTTTTAGTATCGTCTCTCCTTCACTTCGTCTCTTTCCCTCGACATCTTCATTTTATGGTTTGCCTTTGGACATTACTGCTCAGCTTCAGCCTCCCTTGGATGAAAATGATGGCAAGGTTGTTTTTCAGTGTGGAAGTCGTCTGTGGAACGtcacagaaagaaaaggaataTGCTACAGAGAAACGA ATATTTCACTGAGTTCAATTACATTTGAG TCTGGCGtgaattttcaatttctcaCTCTCGACcaaacgtcgttttcgaccaGCGAAGGACTCTTTCAATTGGCCTGCTGTTTCTCCCCTTCCCAATCCACTAGCAACAACATACCGCGTTACTCAAACGTCACAGCCACTCACTTTAtatccgtcgccgtttctccTCTATTTAACTTGAGCTTAGCCACGGCGTCCGACTGTTTCTGCGACCACACGTATTCaaagtgtgacgtcaattgttGCTGCGACGAAGATTGCACCGAAGCGGACGTCAGACTATTTGCAACCTGCGCGGAAATCAGCGTTCAAAGCCACGCAGAAAACTGCGATAATCCATCCACAAAGGAATGGAATAATCTGCTGTGTATTCGTGACGATAACAGTCCGAATCTCGGGCTTCATTTCGTCGCCACCGATCCAACGGCGGACGAGACTCAATTCCGAGATATCAAAAGCCGTACAGATCATTTCACTTATCAAAGAACGATTCCAAGTGATCCAACCGAAACGACATCCACTCAAACGCAATATAAATCCGGCGACGTTATACTGACATTTTCCGGGGCACCTCTGACGCTTCCCACCAGCACATCATCGCCGTCGTGCACCGACTTTAGCCCGATTGCCTTTCTGCGTGATTCGAAGTCAACGTGCCACAGGATTGTCTCGGAGTTTACATGCAGGACTAAATCTCCTCTGAGCTTTGACTATTATCTTAGCTCTGGTGACTTCTTCGGCTGTTCGGCTCCCGTCTCTATACGCACAAATCCTAGATCCTCTATAAAAGTAGAGGATATTAACTTTGCTTACTTTTGTAAGAATTCCACAGAGGAGGAAGATTCTGTGACTGCTGTTGAACAGTGTCACGAGAACAGCCCATTGGCGCCGGTTTTTGACAGTGCATCCAATACGTGTATGAATGCTGTTGAATCGGTCAAGTATGTCGCTTTCTGGAATCAAGGCCAAAtacttcgcgtcgacgtggaCGTGGTTTTAACCAATGCGTCCGGCGAAAGAATAGACCAGGTTAATTCCGTGCAATTTTACTATGTGCCTGATGCCTATGTGAACGGAAAGGCGATGAAGATCGTTAACTTTACGTCGCTCGCAAATATTTGGAAATCTCAGTCAGGTAATCCTGGCTATTCTCTCCGAGCCAGGGCTTCTCTCATGAGTGGAAGTGTCGCCAATGGAACTACGATAGAACTTAGGGACTTGAAGGTATGGCGTAGTCGAGGTGGTCAAGATTGCGTTGATTCGTCAAGAGAGACGATTTTATTTGGAGAAGATTCGGTGTCCGGTTGCGTGATCAGACTGAGTCGGACTGACCTGAGAAACAATTGTAGTGACGTAAGGGAGGTGGTGAGGGGAGAGCAGGAGGCGTTGTTTTCGGCATCTCATATTGGGAGATATGGAATATCTGATCCTACGGATTTGTCAGATTGGGTGGAAATAatcag GAATACTAATATTTCGTCGGATAATACTTCATTGACCAATGATTCGTCTGCTGTAACTAGCTACTGTGCCAATATTCCAGCACAAGTTAACCTCGTCATTCTAATTACTCCTCTAACAGAAGACTACTCAGCAGATCAGTGGCAGGTTGTAGGAGCAAAACTCGG ATTTGACTTTGTTGATTGGAGGTATTTGTGTACTGAGTGCTCAGAGACGCAAGCCTTTTCGATTAGCAGCACTGTACAGTATGTGAAAGTGAAGGCAAAGAAACCACCGAGAAGGAAAGG gtctgaaaaagaaaatatttgcaAATATGATGCCTGTATTGGCGACATTCTATATCCATTTTTGGATACATCCGAAGGCTTGAATCATCAGAAAACGATAGCATGGGGGCTCTTGGTACTGCTGATTATTATCGTAACTCTTGCGACCATAAGACCTTGCTTAGGGCGATCACGCTGA
- the LOC136194437 gene encoding citrate synthase, mitochondrial-like, with the protein MAMRRILKLSAWTRLPLRYRAASSLSLKETLDKTIPEKQEEVKQFRREYGDKKIGEITVDQAYGGMRGLKAMVCETSVLDPDRGIEFRGYSIPECQKLLPKAPGGEEPLPEGLFWLLITGQIPTEEQVNDLSKDWAARADLPPHVVGMINNFPNNLHPMSQFSAAITGLQSESQFAKAYAEGINKTKYWEYALEDSLNLIAKLPTVAAMIYRNCFHDGNVCPIDPQKDWSANFASMMGFDDSQFIELMRLYLTIHADHEGGNVSAHTCHLVASALSDPYLSFAAAMNGLAGPLHGLANQEVLVWLMKIREQVGDDITDDGLKEFIWNTLKSGQVVPGYGHAVLRQTDPRYMCQREFALKHLPDDPLFKLVSRLYQYVPDILLEQGKAKNPWPNVDAHSGVLLHHYGLTEMSYYTVLFGVSRALGVLSSIVWSRALGLPLERPKSMSTIGLKALVGAAK; encoded by the exons ATGGCCATGCGTCGAATCTTG AAACTGTCGGCTTGGACACGGCTTCCGCTGAGATATCGCGCCGCGTCCTCTCTG AGCCTAAAGGAAACCCTCGATAAAACGATTCCCGAAAAACAGGAAGAAGTGAagcaatttcgtcgcgaataCGGCGACAAGAAAATCGGGGAAATAACCGTGGATCAG GCGTACGGAGGAATGAGAGGTCTCAAAGCGATGGTATGCGAAACGTCCGTTCTCGATCCCGATCGCGGAATCGAGTTTCGCGGCTATTCCATTCCCGAGTGTCAAAAG cttctTCCCAAAGCTCCCGGAGGTGAGGAGCCGCTGCCCGAGGGGCTCTTTTGGCTTCTTATCACCGGACAAATTCCCACTGAAGAGCAg GTCAATGATCTTTCGAAGGATTGGGCGGCGCGAGCCGATTTGCCTCCCCACGTCGTCGGCatgataaataattttccTAATAATCTGCATCCCATGAGCCAATTCAGCGCCGCGATAACGGGATTGCAAAGCGAGAGCCAATTCGCCAAAGCCTATGCAGAGGGAATAAACAAGACCAAATACTGGGAG taTGCTTTGGAGGATTCTCTTAATCTTATTGCCAAATTGCCCACTGTTGCTGCCATGATCTATCGCAATTGTTTCCATGACGGCAACGTGTGTCCCATCGATCCGCAGAAGGACTGGTCGGCCAATTTCGCCTCCATGATGGGCTTCGACGATTCCCAATTCATCGAACTGATGCGTCTCTACTTGACAATCCACGCCGATCACGAGGGCGGAAACGTCAGCGCGCACACGTGCCAtctcgtcgcgtcggcgcTCTCCGATCCTTATCTCTCATTCGCTGCCGCTATGAATGGACTCGCGGGACCCCTACACGGGCTGGCGAATCAA GAAGTTCTCGTTTGGTTGATGAAGATTCGCGAGCAAGTTGGTGACGATATAACGGATGACGGACTCAAGGAATTCATATGGAATACTCTGAAATCCGGCCAG GTTGTTCCCGGCTACGGTCACGCCGTTCTACGTCAGACCGATCCTCGCTACATGTGCCAACGCGAATTCGCCTTGAAACACCTCCCCGACGATCCCCTATTCAAACTCGTCTCGCGTCTGTATCAATACGTTCCGGACATTCTCCTGGAACAGGGCAAGGCGAAGAATCCGTGGCccaacgtcgacgctcaCAGCGGCGTTCTCCTGCATCATTACGGTCTGACGGAGATGAGCTATTACACTGTCCTCTTTGGGGTGTCGAGAGCCCTTGGCGTGCTTTCCTCTATCGTCTGGTCGCGTGCTCTCGGCTTGCCTCTCGAGAGACCGAAGAGTATGAGTACGATCGGTCTCAAGGCACTCGTTGGCGCTGCCAAGTGA
- the LOC136194434 gene encoding uncharacterized protein, translating into MRSAALGFLFAFLTLHVALSAKAKVLILGGGIAGLQVAYHLKTLGINDILLVEADDHVGGRLVAGHVAGIPSDSAFWEVDERIEERDVLGIMLDECKVSISDFGLPTRVFIDEKGNVITTEAEARRKDLEAALRGLKTDWQGQKLTARDDLTMHAALRLYGWHPRNSIDVAVEGWIFDSLLQPGEQSASNYLYTNGGLNSYSEHAEMYAAGQDENFSTMKLVDCMKNFVFAPNDERLLLNKRVTKIRYSTTGVTAIDENGTTYEGDYGVVTFSLGILQEDFVEFQPRLPYRKRLAINEFVMLPLTLVWVRFDRRIQIEGERYRFYLFANAHRWNWHWCRDVLSSNQNASFDVLRFWLTGENALRIERQSLNETLDEVNEVMMSAFGVAPVSVVLNHLNYDRRYYGGYRAWPTGVTLNDFDELRRPVWNRLFFAGDAYQIPLFARAAAISGNETAQVIADCMAGKSCGYEMYGESLCSGAALEEMSLVALSAWAFVFATLH; encoded by the exons ATGAGATCGGCAGCACttggttttctttttgctttccTGACGTTGCATGTCGCGCTTTCTGCCAAAGCTAAAGTCCTGATTCTGGGCGGTGGCATCGCCGGCCTTCAGGTCGCCTATCACTTGAAAACGCTCGGAATCAACGATAtacttctcgtcgaagccgacgaCCACGTCGGCGGACGTCTCGTAGCCGGCCACGTGGCTGGCATACCGTCAGACAGCGCCTTTTGggaagtcgacgaaaggaTAGAAGAACGCGACGTATTGGGCATAATGCTCGACGAATGCAAAGTGTCTATCTCTGATTTTGGCTTACCAACGCGTGTGTTTATCGACGAAAAAGGCAACGTCATTACCACGGAGGCAGAAGCCAGGAGGAAGGATCTGGAGGCGGCACTGAGGGGCCTGAAGACCGATTGGCAGGGACAGAAACTGACCG caAGAGACGATCTGACAATGCACGCGGCCCTGCGACTCTACGGCTGGCACCCGCGAAATtccatcgacgtcgccgtcgaaggaTGGATATTCGACTCTCTCCTTCAACCGGGCGAACAATCGGCGTCAAACTATCTCTACACGAACGGCGGCCTCAACTCCTACTCGGAACACGCGGAGATGTACGCGGCGGGACAGGAcgagaatttctcgacgatgAAACTCGTCGACTGCATGaaaaatttcgtcttcgctccgaacgacgagcgtctGCTTCTCAATAAGCGCGTGACGAAGATCAGGTATTCTACGACGGGCGTCACGGCGATTGACGAAAACGGGACGACGTACGAAGGCGACTACGGCGTCGTCACATTCAGTCTGGGAATACTTCAGGAGGATTTCGTCGAGTTTCAACCGAGACTTCCCTATAGGAAACGTCTCGCTATCAACGAATTCGTCATGTTGCCGTTGACGCTCGTCTGGGTGCGATTCGACAGACGAATTCAAATCGAAGGCGAGCGATATCGATTCTATCTCTTCGCCAATGCGCATCGATGGAATTGGCACTGGTGTCGCGACGTTTTGAGCTCGAATCAGAACGCGAGCTTCGACGTCCTTCGATTCTGGTTGACCGGCGAGAATGCGCTTCGAATCGAACGTCAATCGCTGAACGAAACGCTCGACGAAGTGAATGAGGTAATGATGAGCGCATTTGGAGTCGCGCccgtttccgtcgtcttGAATCACCTCAATTATGATCGACGGTATTATGGGGGATATCGAGCTTGGCCCACGGGTGTGACGCTCAATGATTTCGACGAGCTGAGGAGACCGGTTTGGaatcgtcttttctttgccgGCGACGCGTATCAAATTCCGCTTTTTGctcgagcggcggcgattaGTGGGAATGAGACGGCGCAGGTGATTGCCGATTGTATGGCGGGGAAGTCGTGCGGTTATGAGATGTATGGCGAGTCGTTGTGTTCAG GTGCCGCTTTGGAGGAGATGTCTCTCGTCGCTTTGTCTGCTTGGGCGTTTGTCTTCGCTACGCTGCACTAA